In a single window of the Metopolophium dirhodum isolate CAU chromosome 2, ASM1992520v1, whole genome shotgun sequence genome:
- the LOC132937963 gene encoding histone acetyltransferase p300 has product MSDLLVDSPPNKRPKLEDPFQGSSDSSGVYSSNEMFDLENDLPDELISTTSWNQQPDIKPNLGPQLPLQNGMIVQQNNPQQLQQPNIQQRLVVSQQQLAHHFMGTKHLVSAAGMSMNKPINPNMPSPNVLVSKTGEPMVVNMGNAGINSNQLQNSISGINVANVNIMMGNNLVSNSMHNPHHGIPQQQQNGPMMGRNIAMHHPQQIRNQTPHQLHSLPINSHRLQAPMGAMSPVNNFNAYNQNNQQINVVQQQPIGIVRQPVPRFNANTNGMLVDNPVPPQSQANVRLGPQQVNMVNQNVVVPPQGVPADRSQANPEKRKMITQQLVLLLHAHQCQRRDNQANGEVRQCRLQHCNTMKGVLAHMTNCLAGRNCNVAHCSSSRQIISHWKQCTRPDCPICQPLKASNNRNALANNTTQNTTGMNDMNCYNTVNNQVVNQVQGVPNNVGIRTALQSQMPHPPNNNVLTPNQNTRVLVPHSQPQVTTTMSADPSTSSVNEMLQSGSNTTVPVPSSIQQSATNIPNSFIMTTSTDTMTTQMNNQAQPSQSIPGNHIESKEWHESITPELRNHLVHKLVQAIFPTYDPKAMLDKRMNNLVAYARKVEGDMYNVANSRSEYYHRLAQTFYKIQKELEEKMQKRKEQQQMQQQQLGTQQPTNNINAQCFPTASTQGLPPTQQQPPQPQQQQPLHHTSIQPNQQNLPQQQVVTTSGLMKTQMSDRVHFPITSPVPGPSPNPNLPQTTFGLTQPPAQSPINTSQFPSNSPMMSNISQASFAQPQFPNQSMNQIPQQIHLQQQVQQQQQQQQQQQQVQQQQQQVQQQQAQQQQLVQQQQQQHLNNQMLQPNRLNQINMEKMVNGPSLIANNTVPSTTSVPSMMPNSMGKGYPRSEPSSISHSSQMNAIASALAQDDSPKDVKGEVKDEYDDSNDGKGAYGKGKMNSETPSASVKSEIKQERDDNGSSSKKMEVKIKDEPMSPKPNITTDIKPFEPTTSDSKTAIKKCVFRPDELRQALMPTLEKLYKQEPESDPFKQPVDPQALNIPDYFIIIKKPMDLSTIREKLNTGQFSDPWSYVDDVWLMFENAWHYNKKSTKVYKSCTKLSEVFEQEIYPVMRSLGYCCGRKYTFNPQVLCCFGKQLCTIPRDAKYFSFENRYIYCVKCFNDIPGDAVTLGEDPTQAQQVIKKEQFMEMKNDHLELEPFILCTHCGRKLHQICVLHNENINPLGYVCENCLKKRGEKRKDHKFNAKKLAITKLGTYIETRVNNFLKKKEAGAGEVAIRVVSSSDKIVEVKPGMRNRFVDNGEMIGEFPYRAKALYAFEEIDGTDVCFFGMHVQEYGSEAPSPNTRRVYIAYLDSVNFFRPKQYRTYVYHEILLGYLDYVKQLGYTMAHIWACPPSEGDDYIFHCHPPEQKIPKPKRLQEWYKKMLDKGIIERIILDYKDILKQAIEDKLSSAAELPYFEGDFWPNALEDSIKELDQEEEQKRKLAEAEESVEMCVSDEVEIGPDGKKKGMQKSKKSNKSKSSQRKSSSKKTMLPQTSSDLSAKIFDNMDKHKEVFFVIRLHSVQSAAALGAIQDPDPLISCDLMDGRDAFLTMAREKHYEFSSLRRAKFSSMAMLYELHNQGQDKFVYTCNSCKSHVETRYHCTVCDDFDLCITCYDKEKHPHTMEKLGLDLDDGSSPGDQKQADPQEARKLSIRRCILSLVHACQCRDANCRLASCQRMKRVVQHVKLCKVKSNGNCPICKQYIALCFHHAKYCTEAKCPVLFCPNMKHKIKQQQLQQRLQQAQLLRRRMAIMNTGTLGTENTAPVVATQHMSNQTKMIPHKGPVMVPGKQTPPANVLQVVKQVQEEAARQHDNVGYGKGGPQQQMQRPHMQIAPPVPQQVNQWVTEPNYNQMMMQQQQQQQQQQQQQQQQQQQQQQQQQQQQQQQQQVQQQQQRQMNIQPQQQMILNNQQNPMLQQQQVMTSRPQGYQQNPNQQVPNQSLQQLLNALRTNTDSPPEQQQRLREILRSNPQLLAQFIRNQRQRQMFQQQQQQQGGAIAPPMYPQQMQGQPQPGPQGPNQPQSNMQNRMHL; this is encoded by the coding sequence ATGTCAGACCTATTGGTGGATAGCCCTCCGAACAAGAGGCCAAAGTTGGAAGATCCATTCCAAGGGTCTTCTGACTCATCTGGTGTCTATTCTAGCAATGAGATGTTTGATCTCGAGAATGATCTCCCTGATGAGCTTATTAGCACTACGTCTTGGAACCAGCAACCTGATATAAAGCCAAATCTTGGTCCTCAATTACCATTGCAAAATGGTATGATCGTTCAGCAAAATAATCCTCAACAACTTCAACAACCTAATATTCAACAACGATTAGTAGTCAGTCAACAACAGTTAGCTCACCATTTTATGGGTACTAAACATCTCGTGTCAGCGGCTGGAATGTCAATGAATAAACCAATTAATCCAAACATGCCATCACCAAATGTTTTAGTTAGTAAAACTGGAGAACCGATGGTTGTAAATATGGGAAATGCAGGCATTAATTCCAATCAATTACAAAATAGTATTAGTGGAATAAATGTGGCAAATGTGAATATTATGATGGGAAACAATTTGGTTAGTAATTCAATGCACAATCCTCATCATGGCATACCCCAGCAACAACAAAACGGACCTATGATGGGACGGAACATAGCCATGCATCATCCACAACAAATTCGCAACCAGACTCCTCATCAACTTCATAGTTTGCCAATTAATTCTCATAGGTTACAAGCTCCAATGGGTGCAATGAGTCCAGTGAATAACTTCAATGCATACAACCAAAATaatcaacaaattaatgttgTCCAACAACAACCAATTGGTATTGTACGACAACCAGTACCGAGATTTAATGCCAACACTAATGGAATGTTAGTGGATAATCCGGTTCCTCCTCAGTCTCAAGCAAATGTACGTCTTGGACCACAGCAAGTTAATATGGTCAATCAAAATGTAGTTGTACCACCTCAAGGAGTTCCCGCTGACCGTAGTCAAGCAAATCCAGAAAAACGGAAAATGATAACCCAACAGCTTGTGCTACTATTACATGCACATCAATGTCAGAGACGAGATAATCAAGCTAATGGCGAAGTGAGACAATGTCGTTTGCAACATTGTAATACAATGAAAGGAGTCTTAGCTCATATGACCAATTGCTTAGCTGGTCGAAATTGTAATGTAGCTCACTGTTCGTCATCTagacaaataatatcacattggAAACAATGTACTCGACCAGATTGTCCTATTTGCCAACCATTAAAAGCATCAAATAATCGCAATGCTTTAGCAAATAACACTACTCAAAATACTACTGGAATGAACGATATGAATTGTTATAACACTGTAAATAATCAAGTGGTGAACCAAGTACAGGGAGTCCCTAACAATGTTGGTATACGAACGGCTTTGCAATCTCAAATGCCACATCCTCCTAATAACAATGTGCTGACACCTAATCAAAATACACGCGTATTAGTTCCACATTCACAACCCCAGGTAACAACTACAATGAGTGCAGATCCCAGTACAAGTTCTGTAAATGAAATGCTGCAGTCTGGTTCAAACACAACTGTACCAGTTCCGTCTAGCATTCAACAATCTGCGACAAATATTCCTAATTCTTTCATAATGACAACTAGTACTGATACAATGACTACTCAGATGAACAATCAAGCACAACCAAGTCAATCAATACCAGGAAATCACATTGAAAGTAAGGAATGGCATGAGTCTATTACACCTGAACTAAGAAATCATTTAGTGCATAAATTAGTTCAAGCAATATTCCCAACATATGATCCTAAAGCAATGCTTGATAAACGTATGAATAATTTAGTGGCTTATGCTAGAAAAGTAGAAGGTGATATGTACAATGTTGCTAACTCTAGGTCAGAATATTATCATAGGTTAGcccaaacattttataaaatacagaaaGAGTTGGAAGAAAAAATGCAAAAGCGAAAAGAACAACAACAAATGCAACAGCAGCAATTGGGAACTCAGCAACCGACTAATAATATCAATGCACAGTGCTTTCCAACTGCGTCTACACAAGGATTGCCTCCTACTCAGCAGCAACCGCCACAACCACAGCAGCAACAACCTTTACATCATACTTCAATTCAACCCAACCAGCAAAATTTGCCACAACAACAAGTAGTAACAACATCTGGTCTAATGAAAACACAAATGTCAGACAGGGTACATTTTCCAATCACTTCACCTGTACCTGGACCTAGTCCAAATCCAAATTTACCCCAAACTACTTTTGGTTTGACCCAGCCACCTGCCCAAAGTCCAATCAACACTAGTCAGTTCCCATCTAACTCACCTATGATGTCAAACATATCTCAAGCTTCGTTCGCTCAACCTCAATTTCCAAATCAATCGATGAATCAAATACCAcaacaaatacatttacaaCAACAAGttcaacagcaacaacaacaacaacaacaacaacaacaagtgcaacagcaacaacaacaagtACAGCAACAACAAGCACAACAACAACAGCTagttcaacaacaacaacaacaacacttGAACAATCAAATGTTACAACCAAATAGACTTAATCAAATCAATATGGAAAAAATGGTTAATGGACCTAGTTTGATAGCCAATAATACTGTGCCATCAACTACAAGTGTACCATCAATGATGCCCAATAGTATGGGTAAAGGATATCCTAGATCAGAACCATCATCAATTAGTCATTCGAGTCAGATGAATGCTATTGCTTCTGCTTTAGCACAAGATGACTCTCCCAAGGATGTTAAAGGGGAAGTAAAAGATGAGTATGATGATAGTAATGACGGAAAAGGTGCTTATGGAAAAGGTAAAATGAATTCTGAAACACCGTCGGCATCTGTGAAGTCTGAGATTAAACAAGAACGCGACGATAATGGTTCAAGTTCAAAGAAAATGgaagttaaaattaaagatGAACCTATGAGTCCTAAGCCAAACATCACTACAGATATTAAACCATTTGAACCAACTACATCGGACAGTAAAACAGCCATAAAGAAATGTGTATTTAGGCCTGATGAACTTAGACAAGCCTTAATGCCTACTcttgaaaaattatacaaacaagAACCTGAATCGGATCCTTTTAAACAGCCTGTTGATCCTCAAGCACTTAATATACCCGactattttataatcataaaaaagcCAATGGATTTATCAACAATTCGAGAAAAACTGAATACTGGTCAATTTTCTGACCCTTGGAGTTATGTTGATGATGTTtggttaatgtttgaaaatgctTGGCATTACAATAAGAAGTCTACAAAAGTATATAAATCTTGTACAAAACTTTCAGAAGTTTTTGAACAAGAAATTTACCCTGTTATGAGAAGTCTTGGTTATTGTTGTGGTCGTAAGTATACATTCAATCCGCAAGTACTTTGTTGTTTTGGAAAACAATTGTGTACTATTCCAAGAGATGCTAAATACTTCAGTTTtgaaaatagatatatttattgtgttaaatgttttaatgataTACCTGGTGATGCTGTAACATTGGGCGAAGACCCTACACAAGCCCAAcaagtaattaaaaaagaacaatttatgGAAATGAAAAATGATCATCTAGAATTAGAACCattcatattatgtactcaTTGTGGAAGAAAACTCCATCAAATATGTGTGCTGCACAACGAGAATATTAATCCACTAGGATATGTTTGTGAAAACTGTCTGAAGAAGCGTGGTGAAAAACGAAAAGATCATAAATTCAATGCTAAAAAATTGGCCATAacaaaattaggtacctacattgaaaCAAGAGTGAACAATTTCCTTAAGAAAAAAGAAGCAGGCGCTGGTGAAGTTGCTATACGTGTAGTGTCCAGTTCAGATAAAATAGTAGAAGTGAAACCTGGAATGCGTAATCGCTTTGTTGATAATGGAGAGATGATAGGCGAATTTCCTTACAGGGCAAAAGCACTTTATGCCTTTGAAGAAATTGATGGAACTGATGTTTGTTTCTTTGGTATGCATGTCCAAGAATATGGGTCTGAAGCTCCGTCACCTAATACAAGAAGAgtttatattgcatatttagATTCTGTTAACTTTTTCAGACCCAAACAGTACAGAACGTATGTTtatcatgaaatattattgGGTTACCTTGATTATGTAAAACAATTAGGATATACTATGGCTCACATTTGGGCATGTCCTCCATCTGAAGGTGACGATTACATATTTCATTGTCATCCACCTGAACAAAAAATACCAAAACCAAAACGATTACAAGAATGGTATAAGAAAATGCTAGATAAGGGTATAATAGAACGCATAATTCTGGactataaagatattttaaagcAAGCTATTGAAGATAAATTAAGTTCAGCAGCAGAATTACCTTACTTTGAAGGCGATTTTTGGCCAAATGCTCTAGAAGATAGCATTAAAGAACTTGACCAAGAAGAAGAACAGAAGCGTAAACTAGCCGAGGCTGAAGAATCTGTTGAAATGTGTGTAAGTGATGAAGTTGAAATTGGACCTGACGGAAAGAAAAAAGGTATGCAAAAGTccaaaaaatcaaacaaatctAAGTCCAGCCAGAGAAAGAGCAGTTCAAAGAAAACTATGTTACCTCAAACTAGCAGTGATCTTTCTGCTAAAATTTTTGACAACATGGATAAACATAAAGAAGTGTTTTTTGTAATTAGATTGCATAGTGTACAATCGGCTGCAGCATTAGGAGCAATACAAGACCCAGATCCTTTAATCAGCTGTGATTTAATGGACGGTAGAGATGCATTTTTGACCATGGCTCGAGAAAAACACTATGAATTTTCATCACTTAGGAGAGCAAAGTTTTCTTCAATGGCAATGTTGTATGAACTTCATAATCAAGGACAAGATAAATTTGTTTACACGTGTAATAGTTGTAAATCACATGTGGAAACCAGATACCACTGCACTGTTTGCGATGACTTTGATTTATGTATTACCTGTTACGATAAAGAAAAACATCCACATACCATGGAGAAATTGGGTCTTGATTTGGATGACGGATCATCTCCTGGTGACCAAAAACAAGCAGATCCTCAGGAAGCTAGAAAATTATCTATCCGCCGGTGTATATTATCACTTGTACATGCTTGCCAATGTAGGGATGCAAATTGTCGCTTGGCAAGTTGTCAACGTATGAAAAGGGTGGTACAACATGTTAAGCTATGTAAAGTCAAATCTAATGGCAATTGTCCGATTTGTAAACAATATATTGCACTTTGCTTCCATCATGCTAAGTATTGTACTGAAGCTAAGTGTCCAGTGTTGTTCTGTCCAAATATGAAACACAAGATCAAACAGCAACAACTTCAACAAAGACTGCAACAAGCACAACTATTAAGAAGACGTATGGCTATTATGAATACTGGTACTTTAGGGACGGAAAATACCGCTCCTGTTGTAGCAACACAACATATGTCTAATCAAACTAAAATGATACCTCATAAAGGACCAGTTATGGTCCCCGGGAAACAAACACCGCCTGCCAATGTTTTACAAGTAGTTAAGCAAGTACAAGAAGAAGCGGCACGACAACATGATAATGTAGGATATGGAAAAGGTGGTCCTCAACAACAGATGCAACGACCGCATATGCAGATCGCTCCCCCTGTTCCACAACAAGTCAATCAATGGGTTACTGAACCTAATTACAATCAAATGATGatgcagcagcagcaacagcaacaacaacaacaacagcagcaacagcaacaacaacaacaacaacaacaacaacagcaacagcagcagcagcaacaacaacaagttcaacagcagcagcaaagaCAAATGAACATTCAACCTCAACAACAAATGATACTCAATAACCAACAAAATCCAATGCTTCAACAGCAACAAGTTATGACCTCCAGACCCCAAGGTTACCAACAAAATCCTAATCAACAAGTACCTAACCAATCGTTACAACAGTTACTAAATGCACTGCGCACCAACACTGACAGTCCACCTGAACAGCAACAACGCCTAAGAGAGATTCTGAGGAGCAACCCACAGCTGTTGGCCCAATTCATTAGGAACCAACGACAAAGGCAAATGTTccaacaacagcaacagcaacagggCGGTGCCATCGCTCCTCCAATGTATCCTCAACAGATGCAAGGGCAACCACAGCCAGGACCGCAGGGTCCTAACCAGCCTCAATCAAATATGCAAAACCGAATGCACCTATAA